From the genome of Bacteroides sp. MSB163, one region includes:
- a CDS encoding DHH family phosphoesterase, with the protein MLTKVIEQAKIDRFARWMGHAERIVIVAHVAPDGDAIGSSLGLWHFLNSQDKVANVIVPNAFPDFLRWMPGSKDVLLYDHYKEFADKLISEAEIICCLDFNALSRIDAMADAVKAAKGKKILIDHHLYPEEFCDITISHPNISSTSELVFRLICRMGYFNEITKAGAECIYTGMMTDTGGFTYNSNNREIYFIISELLSKGIDKDDIYRKVYNTYSESRLRLMGYVLSQMKVYPDYHAALISLTRNEQGRFDYIRGDSEGFVNIPLSIKDVVFSCFLREDTEKPMIKVSLRSVGTFPCNQLAAEFFNGGGHLNASGGEFYGTMDEAKKVLERALEKFKPLLNAKG; encoded by the coding sequence ATGTTGACTAAAGTAATCGAACAAGCTAAGATAGACCGTTTTGCCAGGTGGATGGGGCATGCGGAGAGAATTGTTATTGTTGCCCATGTAGCGCCGGACGGCGATGCCATAGGCTCTTCATTGGGTTTGTGGCATTTCCTCAATTCGCAGGATAAGGTGGCAAATGTCATTGTGCCGAATGCCTTTCCCGATTTTCTGAGATGGATGCCGGGCAGCAAAGATGTGTTACTTTACGATCACTACAAAGAATTTGCCGATAAGCTGATATCTGAGGCCGAAATAATCTGTTGTTTGGATTTTAACGCTTTGAGTCGTATTGATGCAATGGCAGATGCCGTAAAGGCAGCAAAAGGGAAAAAGATATTGATAGACCATCATCTGTATCCTGAAGAATTTTGTGATATTACAATTTCACATCCGAATATATCTTCCACTTCCGAACTGGTGTTCCGTCTGATATGCCGTATGGGTTATTTCAATGAAATTACCAAAGCAGGAGCAGAGTGTATTTATACCGGTATGATGACCGATACGGGTGGCTTTACCTATAATTCCAATAACCGGGAAATCTATTTTATCATCAGCGAGTTGCTTTCCAAGGGCATCGATAAAGATGATATTTACAGGAAAGTTTATAATACTTATTCTGAGAGCCGTTTGCGGTTGATGGGATATGTGCTTTCGCAGATGAAGGTGTATCCTGATTATCATGCAGCCTTGATTTCGTTGACCAGAAACGAACAGGGACGCTTTGATTATATCCGGGGTGACAGTGAAGGGTTTGTAAATATTCCTCTGAGTATAAAGGATGTGGTGTTTTCCTGTTTCCTGCGTGAAGATACGGAGAAGCCAATGATTAAAGTTTCGTTGCGTTCGGTAGGCACATTTCCCTGTAATCAATTGGCTGCCGAATTCTTCAATGGAGGTGGACATTTGAATGCTTCCGGCGGTGAATTCTATGGTACAATGGATGAAGCAAAGAAAGTTTTGGAGCGTGCTTTAGAGAAGTTTAAGCCTTTACTCAATGCGAAAGGATAA
- the glmM gene encoding phosphoglucosamine mutase, giving the protein MTLIKSISGIRGTIGGRAGVGLNPLDIVKFTSAYATLIRKTCTVKSNKIVVGRDARISGEMVKNVVVGTLMGMGWDVIDIDLASTPTTELAVTMEGASGGIILTASHNPKQWNALKLLNERGEFLNAAEGNEVLRIAEAEEFDFADVDHLGSYRKDLTYNQKHIDSVLALNLVDVEAIRKANFRVAIDCVNSVGGIILPELLKQLGVQHIEKLYCEPTGDFQHNPEPLEKNLGDIMNLMKGGKADVAFVVDPDVDRLAMICEDGKMYGEEYTLVSVADYVLKHTPGNTVSNLSSTRALRDVTRKYGKEYFASAVGEVNVTTKMKEVGAVIGGEGNGGVIYPESHYGRDALVGIALFLSHLAHEGKKVSELRATYPSYFMAKNRVDLTPETDVDAILAKVKELYKDEEINDIDGVKIDFADKWVHLRKSNTEPIIRVYSEASTVEAAEEIGQKIMKVIEDLAK; this is encoded by the coding sequence ATGACTCTAATCAAATCTATCTCTGGAATCCGCGGAACCATCGGCGGAAGAGCGGGTGTGGGCTTGAATCCGCTTGACATTGTGAAATTCACATCAGCGTATGCCACACTTATTCGCAAAACGTGCACGGTAAAAAGCAACAAAATTGTAGTAGGACGCGACGCCCGTATTTCGGGTGAAATGGTGAAGAATGTAGTAGTAGGTACTCTGATGGGCATGGGCTGGGATGTAATCGACATTGATCTGGCTTCCACTCCGACTACTGAATTGGCTGTAACTATGGAAGGTGCCAGTGGCGGTATTATCCTGACAGCATCGCACAACCCCAAACAATGGAACGCTCTGAAATTGCTGAATGAACGTGGTGAATTTCTGAATGCTGCCGAAGGCAATGAAGTACTTCGTATTGCTGAGGCAGAAGAATTTGATTTTGCTGATGTAGACCATCTGGGCTCGTATCGCAAGGATCTGACTTATAATCAAAAACATATAGATAGTGTGCTGGCGCTCAACCTGGTAGATGTAGAAGCTATCAGAAAAGCGAATTTCCGCGTGGCTATTGATTGTGTAAACTCTGTGGGTGGTATCATTCTGCCGGAATTGTTGAAACAACTGGGTGTGCAGCATATAGAGAAGCTCTACTGTGAGCCGACAGGTGACTTCCAACACAATCCTGAACCGCTTGAAAAGAACCTGGGTGACATAATGAACCTGATGAAGGGTGGTAAGGCGGATGTGGCTTTTGTTGTTGACCCTGATGTGGACCGTCTGGCAATGATTTGCGAAGATGGAAAGATGTATGGTGAAGAATATACGCTGGTAAGTGTGGCTGACTATGTGTTGAAGCATACTCCGGGCAATACGGTTTCTAACTTGAGTTCTACACGTGCGTTGCGCGATGTAACCCGTAAGTACGGTAAGGAATACTTTGCTTCTGCTGTGGGCGAAGTGAACGTAACCACTAAAATGAAGGAAGTAGGCGCTGTAATCGGTGGTGAAGGCAATGGTGGAGTTATTTATCCGGAAAGTCATTACGGTCGCGATGCTTTGGTAGGTATTGCCTTGTTCCTGAGCCATCTGGCACATGAAGGCAAGAAAGTAAGTGAACTTCGTGCAACTTATCCGTCATACTTCATGGCAAAGAACCGTGTAGACCTGACTCCCGAAACGGATGTGGATGCTATTCTGGCTAAAGTGAAAGAGCTTTATAAGGATGAAGAAATCAATGACATCGATGGAGTAAAAATAGACTTTGCCGATAAGTGGGTACACTTGCGCAAAAGCAATACTGAGCCGATTATCCGCGTGTATAGTGAAGCTTCCACAGTGGAAGCGGCTGAAGAAATCGGTCAGAAGATAATGAAGGTGATTGAAGATTTGGCGAAGTAA
- a CDS encoding DUF4827 domain-containing protein → MKKLTLFFLSLLACGLAFQACDNTKTYAEMLEDEKDAIKAFIRDSSITVISQTEFYRNDSTTKENEYVQLASGVYMNIVNKGSTNLADTVKPNDQILVRFSEYSLMDKVTTVSNLGYAEVVDEFNYRVTSSSIAGQFTQGFMLNYYGPAVPAGWLVPLDYVRDGACVKLIVPSKMGHSSAMQSVYPYYYYIQKYQIYK, encoded by the coding sequence ATGAAGAAACTTACATTATTCTTTTTGTCCTTGCTGGCATGTGGATTGGCTTTCCAGGCTTGTGATAATACCAAGACTTATGCAGAAATGCTGGAGGACGAAAAAGATGCTATAAAGGCATTTATACGGGACAGTAGTATCACTGTTATATCTCAGACTGAATTTTACAGAAACGACTCGACTACAAAGGAGAATGAGTATGTGCAGCTTGCCAGCGGTGTATATATGAATATCGTAAACAAAGGTTCTACTAATTTGGCCGATACCGTAAAGCCGAACGACCAGATATTGGTTCGTTTCTCAGAATATAGCCTTATGGATAAAGTGACAACAGTATCTAATCTGGGTTATGCAGAGGTAGTCGATGAATTTAACTATAGAGTAACAAGCTCCTCTATTGCCGGCCAGTTTACACAGGGATTTATGCTCAATTATTATGGTCCTGCTGTCCCTGCCGGTTGGCTAGTGCCGTTGGATTATGTGCGTGATGGTGCGTGCGTTAAACTGATTGTTCCTTCTAAAATGGGACATAGCTCAGCTATGCAATCTGTATACCCTTATTATTACTATATTCAGAAATATCAAATCTATAAATAA